In Mongoliitalea daihaiensis, one DNA window encodes the following:
- a CDS encoding 1-deoxy-D-xylulose-5-phosphate reductoisomerase translates to MSEKKHVAILGSTGSIGTQTLDVIQAHLDKFVVEVLTAQNNADLLIAQAKQFLPNAVVIVNESLYSQVKAALDPLDIKVYAGEKALAQVVEMESIDIVLTALVGYSGLLPTINAIHAGKHIALANKETLVVAGELITELAKSKGVNIYPVDSEHSAIFQCLVGEFHNPIEKLILTASGGPFRGKNREFLANVTKEQALKHPNWDMGAKITIDSASLMNKGLEVIEAKWLFGVRKDQIDVIVHPQSIVHSLVQFEDGSIKAQLGLPDMRIPIQFALSYPDRFQSDFPRFDFMNYPNLTFEQPDIKTFRNLQLAYDALEKGGNTACILNAANEIVVAAFLQDKVGFLEMSDIIEETLVKMNYIQQPSLEDYVETDKLSRLMATELITRNI, encoded by the coding sequence ATGTCAGAAAAAAAACACGTCGCCATTCTAGGGTCGACAGGAAGCATAGGAACACAGACCTTGGATGTCATCCAAGCACATCTTGACAAGTTTGTGGTAGAAGTCTTAACTGCTCAAAATAATGCAGATTTATTGATTGCCCAGGCAAAGCAATTTCTACCCAATGCTGTTGTCATAGTCAATGAATCTCTCTATTCACAGGTCAAAGCCGCCTTAGACCCTTTGGATATCAAAGTGTATGCAGGTGAAAAAGCGCTTGCTCAAGTAGTTGAAATGGAGAGCATTGATATTGTATTGACGGCCTTAGTTGGATATTCTGGACTGTTACCCACCATCAATGCAATTCATGCGGGCAAACATATCGCTTTGGCCAACAAAGAAACCTTGGTCGTCGCTGGGGAATTGATCACCGAGTTGGCAAAAAGTAAGGGAGTCAATATTTATCCTGTTGATTCAGAACACTCTGCTATCTTTCAGTGTTTGGTGGGTGAGTTTCATAACCCCATTGAAAAACTAATCCTCACGGCTTCTGGAGGACCATTCCGTGGCAAAAACCGAGAGTTTTTGGCAAATGTAACTAAAGAACAGGCGTTGAAGCATCCCAATTGGGATATGGGTGCCAAAATCACCATTGATTCAGCTTCCTTGATGAACAAAGGCTTGGAAGTCATTGAGGCAAAATGGTTGTTTGGCGTACGAAAAGATCAGATTGATGTGATCGTACATCCTCAAAGTATCGTACATTCCTTGGTACAGTTTGAAGATGGAAGCATCAAAGCACAACTAGGGCTGCCCGATATGCGTATCCCTATTCAATTTGCATTGAGCTATCCGGATAGATTTCAGTCTGATTTCCCAAGGTTTGATTTTATGAATTACCCAAATCTTACCTTTGAGCAACCTGACATAAAGACATTCCGCAACCTTCAATTGGCCTATGATGCTTTAGAAAAGGGTGGAAATACTGCCTGTATTTTGAATGCCGCCAACGAAATTGTTGTGGCAGCATTCTTGCAAGATAAAGTTGGCTTCTTAGAAATGTCAGACATTATCGAAGAAACCTTAGTGAAAATGAATTATATTCAACAGCCTAGTTTGGAAGATTACGTAGAAACAGACAAACTATCGCGGTTGATGGCAACAGAACTAATAACGCGTAACATATAA
- a CDS encoding 4'-phosphopantetheinyl transferase family protein: MEFYPIISQVHWEDAPKHDLNHGYQLWKVDIARDFSSFEVYYDLIKEEDWLAIRKYRHEEDQQIRIISTLFPKLLIGAYLNESPCKISFFTNEFGKPLLQNDPSFFFNIAHNRSYFMLICGPKPCGVDVEKQKQIPLERYFLEDIFHPDELAYIERGPQREDAFFKLWVLKEAYLKRLGTGIQEKLHDISIFQSSTYGHHCQSRHVSEIQQVFKLSQDQWCGLSLEGDKQTTIRYIDFKKEIDFIVGK, from the coding sequence ATGGAATTTTACCCAATCATATCGCAAGTGCACTGGGAAGATGCCCCTAAACATGACTTGAATCATGGTTATCAGTTGTGGAAAGTGGATATCGCACGGGATTTTTCTTCATTTGAAGTATATTATGATCTCATAAAAGAGGAGGATTGGCTAGCAATTCGGAAGTATAGACACGAGGAAGATCAACAAATACGGATTATTAGTACCCTATTTCCTAAATTACTTATTGGAGCGTATTTGAATGAAAGCCCGTGTAAAATCTCTTTTTTTACCAATGAATTTGGAAAGCCATTGTTACAAAATGACCCATCCTTTTTTTTCAATATCGCACACAACAGGAGTTACTTTATGTTGATCTGCGGGCCGAAACCTTGTGGAGTGGATGTGGAAAAACAAAAGCAAATTCCTTTAGAACGTTATTTCCTAGAAGATATCTTTCATCCAGATGAATTAGCTTATATTGAGCGAGGCCCCCAACGTGAAGATGCTTTTTTCAAACTTTGGGTGTTAAAAGAAGCCTATTTAAAGCGATTGGGTACGGGCATACAGGAAAAGCTTCATGATATCTCTATTTTCCAAAGTAGCACTTATGGTCACCACTGCCAGTCTCGGCATGTATCCGAAATACAGCAAGTATTCAAACTTTCCCAAGATCAATGGTGCGGATTAAGTTTGGAAGGTGATAAGCAGACAACTATCCGTTATATTGACTTTAAAAAAGAGATTGACTTTATCGTTGGGAAATGA
- a CDS encoding SDR family NAD(P)-dependent oxidoreductase, translated as MDSLFIITGSSKGIGLALVEQLLEHPSHHIIGIARSASPLTHERYQHFQSDLSDVHALIHQVDNFFPSTPFERIVLINNAGWIGQIEHVGHIEPENIISLYNLNVTAPAILCNAFAKAYEKVDAVKIVINISSGAAKKGLDGWSGYSSSKAAINLFTEATQNESNLNANGIRYFAVAPGVVDTAMQTDIRSAKSASFSSLAKFQGLYQNKQLSSPQYAAQKIIHLIENFEEFEGVLQDVREF; from the coding sequence ATGGATTCTCTTTTCATTATTACCGGCAGTAGCAAAGGCATCGGTCTTGCATTGGTGGAGCAATTATTGGAGCATCCCTCCCATCATATTATTGGTATCGCTCGTTCGGCCTCACCGCTGACTCATGAGCGATACCAACATTTTCAATCAGATTTATCCGATGTCCACGCACTCATTCATCAAGTTGATAATTTTTTCCCAAGCACTCCTTTCGAAAGGATTGTATTGATCAATAATGCTGGTTGGATTGGGCAAATCGAACATGTAGGGCACATTGAGCCTGAGAATATCATAAGCCTTTATAATCTCAATGTAACCGCCCCAGCCATCTTATGCAATGCCTTCGCCAAAGCTTATGAAAAAGTTGATGCCGTGAAAATTGTCATTAATATCAGTTCGGGAGCTGCCAAGAAAGGGTTGGATGGATGGTCAGGATATTCCTCTTCCAAAGCTGCGATTAACCTTTTCACAGAAGCTACTCAAAACGAATCCAATCTCAATGCTAATGGTATCCGCTACTTTGCTGTGGCACCTGGAGTGGTAGATACCGCCATGCAAACTGACATACGCTCCGCCAAATCAGCTTCCTTTTCTTCGCTTGCCAAATTTCAAGGACTCTATCAGAACAAGCAACTCAGCAGTCCTCAATATGCTGCTCAAAAAATAATTCATCTCATCGAAAACTTCGAGGAATTTGAAGGAGTTTTGCAAGATGTAAGGGAGTTTTAG
- the rseP gene encoding RIP metalloprotease RseP → MDTLIMVAQLLLGLSILVGLHELGHLLTAKMFGMRVEKFSIGFPPKIIGFQWGETEYSIGAIPLGGFVKISGMVDESMDTEQMSSEPQPWEFRSKPAWQRLIVMLGGIIVNVVTGIIIFVVLVYQNGETYFSRDQVLEHGIVAYEIGQQIGFQDGDKILDINGETYRSLSELSGGEALLSSGYYTIERNGETMQIAIPRGFINSFSNEQAMSSFINIRFPFDIREVAPGSVAEQIGIQTDDKITAVNGESIFYFDELQKALAEVKEQEVNLTIERDGATLEKTAMVSSEGTIGIAVNSLLEPVVRKYGIAESLTKGTERAFGVVIINAKALGRMFTGEVSAKNVSGPIGMAKIYGNQWDWVKFWSITGLISMILAFMNLLPIPALDGGHVMFLLYEMISGRAPSDKFLENAQKVGMVVLLALMVFAIGNDILKLFTP, encoded by the coding sequence ATGGATACTTTGATTATGGTAGCCCAGCTTTTGCTTGGGTTGTCAATTTTGGTGGGCCTACATGAGTTGGGACACCTCCTTACCGCCAAAATGTTTGGCATGCGTGTGGAGAAATTCTCCATCGGTTTCCCTCCCAAAATCATCGGTTTTCAGTGGGGTGAAACAGAATACTCCATTGGGGCCATTCCTCTTGGCGGATTTGTCAAAATATCCGGCATGGTCGATGAGTCTATGGATACCGAGCAAATGTCGTCCGAACCTCAACCATGGGAATTCCGATCCAAGCCAGCCTGGCAGCGCTTAATTGTGATGTTGGGAGGTATCATCGTCAACGTTGTTACGGGTATCATCATATTTGTAGTATTGGTATATCAAAATGGGGAAACGTACTTCTCTAGAGATCAAGTTTTGGAGCATGGCATTGTAGCCTATGAAATCGGGCAGCAAATTGGTTTTCAGGATGGTGATAAAATTTTAGACATCAACGGTGAAACCTACAGAAGCTTATCCGAATTAAGCGGAGGAGAAGCACTTTTGAGCAGTGGCTATTACACTATTGAAAGAAACGGGGAAACCATGCAGATCGCCATCCCCAGAGGGTTTATCAATTCCTTCAGCAATGAGCAGGCCATGTCCAGCTTTATCAACATTCGCTTTCCTTTTGATATCCGTGAAGTAGCCCCTGGTTCAGTTGCCGAACAAATCGGTATACAAACAGATGATAAGATTACAGCTGTCAATGGGGAATCCATTTTCTATTTTGATGAACTACAAAAAGCCTTGGCAGAAGTCAAAGAGCAGGAAGTCAATCTTACAATTGAGCGGGATGGTGCGACCTTGGAAAAAACCGCAATGGTTAGCTCAGAAGGCACTATCGGCATCGCAGTCAATTCTCTGCTTGAGCCTGTGGTTAGAAAATATGGAATTGCAGAATCTTTAACTAAAGGAACTGAACGCGCATTTGGAGTAGTTATCATCAATGCAAAGGCCCTGGGTAGAATGTTTACAGGAGAAGTATCTGCTAAAAATGTCAGTGGCCCGATTGGCATGGCGAAGATTTATGGCAATCAATGGGATTGGGTAAAATTTTGGAGTATTACAGGCTTGATTTCTATGATTTTGGCTTTTATGAATTTACTACCAATCCCTGCATTGGATGGAGGACACGTGATGTTTTTGTTATATGAAATGATTTCAGGTAGGGCACCTTCCGATAAATTCTTGGAAAATGCACAAAAGGTGGGCATGGTAGTTTTGTTAGCTTTGATGGTATTCGCGATTGGAAACGACATCTTAAAACTATTCACTCCTTAA
- a CDS encoding Kelch repeat-containing protein — protein sequence MIRSKLYIVALSFVTLLSCHSDRVEPVTHPRFTIAFIQDISENGVQLSADVHDFGSEEILEHGFMYTSTAVPRVNNAVKVSESGKPGKTFQMTAIHSMKKGTTYNVVAYMQTASGYIYSENVRFESQGSQGFVLLDMLIPQPLYFGDTITVLAENISEIISYYDIRIEETRPAKTIEVTKNSFKFIFPEVFEFNTRNSDEGIFRFDLKIADNTLTVLKEVKFQEPIFKENSLFAVNYDQNVVLEGEFLESSEVRVEYQQQPLTVVQKSNNQLTFRLNARFNEATPTIDVWIRGRPYIVKNSFKINPTEFTTTEPLVISNWLDRITVPVINKNPVGNTFFVENESLKLQEVQFPETTNTVNFRILQVNNLSKSQHKVYLKNSNNQSENPLNLQIIGPYLPILHLTPEEINILGVGGIGISDDSKNVGYFFRRRSIYQYDPKTNQLTFKNSNSESTKNTIANLFAMRSPNGKIYTAAADPWNSQAPSDFYEFDPATNNLKKLPNLPSNLLFIRAALALKDYFYLESEDTFWNEEIGGRTYITERWKFDYSQQSWQLLSKVTESREAGVRFHRSFRYNGQTFMIGHLNGSQRLLVFDEVQEQLRDLTAVNLPNLQISEPIVRGNKVYLSVGNGYYELNMETMEVNPTIIATRNFFNEFNQSMAVNINDELFMYSGDDQLVYLNMKLFDQ from the coding sequence ATGATCCGTTCCAAACTTTATATCGTAGCCCTTTCATTCGTTACGCTCTTATCTTGCCATTCTGATCGAGTAGAACCTGTCACACATCCCCGATTTACAATTGCATTTATTCAAGACATCAGCGAAAACGGAGTTCAGTTATCCGCCGATGTTCATGATTTTGGCAGTGAGGAAATTTTAGAGCATGGTTTTATGTACACCTCCACTGCTGTTCCAAGGGTCAACAATGCTGTGAAGGTTTCTGAGTCTGGTAAGCCCGGTAAAACCTTTCAAATGACCGCTATTCATTCCATGAAAAAAGGGACTACTTACAACGTCGTTGCTTACATGCAAACAGCCTCCGGTTATATTTACTCAGAGAATGTGCGATTTGAAAGTCAAGGTTCTCAAGGCTTTGTATTACTCGACATGTTGATTCCTCAGCCGCTTTATTTTGGTGACACTATTACTGTTTTAGCTGAAAACATCAGTGAAATAATCAGTTATTATGATATAAGGATAGAAGAAACCAGACCGGCTAAAACTATTGAGGTTACTAAAAATAGCTTTAAATTCATCTTTCCAGAAGTATTTGAATTCAATACCCGCAACTCTGATGAAGGCATATTTCGTTTTGACCTAAAAATTGCAGACAACACTTTGACAGTACTGAAAGAGGTGAAGTTTCAAGAACCTATTTTTAAAGAAAACTCCCTTTTTGCCGTGAATTATGATCAAAACGTAGTGTTGGAAGGAGAATTTTTAGAATCGTCAGAAGTACGTGTGGAATATCAACAGCAGCCTTTAACAGTCGTACAAAAATCAAACAATCAGCTTACCTTCAGGCTAAATGCTCGTTTCAATGAAGCTACTCCAACTATTGATGTATGGATAAGAGGGAGGCCCTACATCGTGAAAAATAGCTTTAAGATTAACCCTACTGAATTTACAACTACAGAACCCTTAGTCATTTCCAACTGGCTGGATCGTATTACAGTTCCGGTAATAAATAAAAATCCTGTTGGAAACACCTTTTTCGTAGAAAATGAAAGCTTAAAGTTGCAGGAAGTACAATTTCCTGAAACTACTAATACTGTTAATTTTAGAATCTTACAGGTAAATAATTTGAGTAAATCCCAGCACAAGGTTTATTTAAAAAACTCAAATAATCAATCAGAAAATCCACTCAACTTACAAATTATAGGCCCTTATTTACCAATACTTCATTTAACACCAGAAGAAATAAACATATTAGGCGTAGGGGGTATAGGTATTAGTGATGATTCAAAAAACGTCGGATATTTCTTTAGAAGAAGAAGCATCTACCAATACGACCCAAAAACTAATCAATTGACATTTAAAAACAGTAATAGTGAATCAACTAAGAACACTATCGCTAATCTATTCGCCATGAGATCTCCGAATGGGAAAATTTATACAGCGGCAGCTGATCCTTGGAATTCCCAAGCCCCTTCTGATTTTTATGAATTTGATCCAGCGACTAATAATTTGAAAAAGTTACCAAACTTGCCTTCAAATTTATTGTTCATTAGAGCAGCACTTGCACTGAAGGATTATTTTTACTTAGAATCAGAAGATACTTTTTGGAATGAAGAGATAGGTGGTAGAACCTATATTACGGAACGCTGGAAATTTGATTACTCACAACAATCTTGGCAACTGTTATCGAAAGTAACAGAATCCCGTGAAGCAGGAGTCAGATTTCACCGAAGTTTTAGATACAATGGTCAAACATTTATGATCGGACACCTCAATGGCAGCCAAAGATTGCTTGTCTTCGATGAAGTTCAAGAGCAACTAAGAGACCTAACTGCTGTCAACTTACCTAATCTGCAAATAAGTGAACCTATTGTAAGAGGGAATAAGGTATATTTATCTGTGGGAAATGGGTATTATGAATTAAATATGGAGACCATGGAAGTCAACCCAACTATTATTGCTACTCGTAACTTTTTCAATGAATTTAATCAATCTATGGCCGTGAATATTAATGATGAACTTTTTATGTACAGCGGTGATGATCAATTAGTCTATTTAAATATGAAATTATTTGATCAATAA
- the hslU gene encoding ATP-dependent protease ATPase subunit HslU yields MRKDFHELTPRQIVGELDKYIIGQHDAKRNVAIALRNRIRRMHVKGDIQKDIVPNNILMIGSTGVGKTEIARRLAKIANAPFTKVEASKFTEVGYVGRDVESMVRDLVEQSVHLVREKKNEEVKEKAALAVEEQLLDILIPPVKSPGFVRNGGQSQDSTFDPSNAGDDELNERTRERFREKLKNGELEDRKIEIQVKQAPPVGIGMIGNGMMDDASMQGLQDMISGMMPKKTKKRKLTIEEARKVLLEEEISKLIDFDELKEEALRLAENNGIIFIDEIDKIASKSSKSGGGPDVSREGVQRDLLPIVEGSAVNTKYGIINTDHVLFIAAGAFHVAKPSDLIPELQGRFPIRVELQSLTEDDFYRILKDPKNALTKQYQALFESEEVYLDFNDESIHEIAHLAFKINEEVENIGARRLHTVMSHLLNDFLFDVPDSIEPNSKIMITRKMVQERLSSLVKNRDLSQYIL; encoded by the coding sequence ATGAGAAAAGATTTTCACGAATTGACTCCCAGACAAATTGTGGGAGAGCTTGATAAATATATTATTGGACAACACGATGCCAAGAGAAATGTAGCCATTGCTCTTAGAAATCGGATCCGCAGAATGCATGTGAAAGGTGATATTCAAAAAGATATTGTTCCTAACAACATTCTGATGATAGGCTCTACGGGAGTGGGTAAAACCGAAATTGCTAGAAGGCTGGCAAAAATTGCCAATGCACCATTTACCAAAGTAGAAGCCTCCAAATTCACAGAAGTAGGTTATGTAGGACGTGATGTTGAAAGTATGGTGCGTGATTTAGTAGAGCAATCAGTTCACTTGGTACGCGAAAAGAAAAACGAAGAAGTAAAAGAAAAAGCAGCACTTGCCGTTGAAGAGCAGTTATTGGACATCCTTATCCCTCCTGTTAAAAGTCCTGGATTTGTTCGCAATGGAGGCCAAAGCCAAGATTCCACATTTGATCCTTCCAATGCCGGTGACGATGAATTAAACGAACGTACAAGAGAGCGATTCCGAGAAAAATTGAAAAATGGAGAACTGGAGGATCGGAAAATTGAGATTCAAGTAAAACAAGCTCCTCCTGTAGGTATTGGAATGATAGGTAACGGCATGATGGATGATGCCAGCATGCAAGGTCTTCAGGATATGATTTCAGGCATGATGCCTAAAAAAACCAAAAAAAGAAAATTGACCATTGAAGAAGCACGCAAAGTTTTACTAGAAGAAGAAATATCTAAATTAATAGACTTTGATGAGTTGAAGGAAGAAGCACTTCGGCTAGCGGAAAACAATGGCATTATCTTCATTGATGAAATAGACAAAATAGCGTCCAAAAGCAGTAAAAGTGGTGGCGGACCCGATGTAAGCAGAGAAGGCGTACAAAGAGATTTACTTCCGATTGTAGAAGGTTCTGCTGTAAATACCAAGTACGGAATCATCAATACCGATCACGTGCTTTTTATCGCTGCAGGAGCTTTCCATGTGGCAAAACCTTCAGATTTGATTCCAGAATTGCAAGGTCGATTCCCGATTCGTGTGGAACTTCAAAGCTTAACGGAAGATGATTTTTACAGGATTTTAAAGGACCCTAAAAATGCATTGACTAAACAATACCAAGCCTTGTTTGAATCAGAGGAAGTGTACTTAGACTTTAATGATGAATCGATTCACGAAATTGCTCATTTAGCCTTTAAAATTAACGAGGAAGTAGAAAATATTGGCGCAAGAAGACTCCATACAGTCATGAGTCACTTACTCAATGATTTCTTGTTCGATGTACCGGATAGCATTGAGCCAAACTCTAAAATCATGATTACCCGCAAGATGGTTCAAGAGCGCTTGAGTTCATTAGTGAAAAACCGCGATTTATCTCAATACATTTTGTAA
- the lon gene encoding endopeptidase La — protein MNRHNNNPYQSLVLGDFAGEGDLIHLITEEEGETGNQADSYPDEIPILSVRNTVLFPGVVIPITVGRQRSIKLVKKAQKGDKLIGVCAQVNPNNDEPSWDDIYHVGTIAKIIKMIVLPDGNTTIIIQGKKRFKIAETLTEDPYFTAKVEYLEENFPKNSKRIQALEESIKEAAAKILHLNPEIPREAQVALDNIDNTAFLTHFLSSNINAPVEAKQRLLEINDGLERATLLLELMMKDIQMLELKSEIHRKVHTDIDQQQRDYFLRQQMKVLQTELGEEGPEKEVEELRAKAAKKNWPKAVAEHFEKELNKILRINPSAAEYPIALNYAETMVELPWNEFTVDNFDLKNAKAILDKDHSGLEKVKERIIEYLAVLKLKNDLKGPILCLYGPPGVGKTSLGKSIAAALGRKYIRMSLGGVHDEAEIRGHRKTYVGAMPGKIIQNMKKVKSSNPVYVLDEIDKLKSDFRGDPSSAFLEVLDPEQNSTFVDNYLEVEYDLSKVLFIATANSLDTIQPALRDRMEIIEVTGYTMEEKVEIAKNHLIPKQRKEHGLKGRDITFDKGAIVKVIEDYTRESGVRSLERAIGKIIRNVAKSIAMEEEYNKKITPATVRKVLGGEIFDKESYQDNSVAGVVTGLAWTSFGGEILFIETSLSKGKGKLTLSGQLGDVMKESAMTALSYLKSKADKLGIDYRTFDHYDLHIHVPAGAVPKDGPSAGITMLTAMASIFTQRKVKAKIAMTGEITLRGRVMPVGGIKEKILAARRAGIKEIILCSKNARDIEEIDEEYLKGIQFHFVDKVEEVLDIALLKTKVEDPMKFSFPIEHLKTEG, from the coding sequence ATGAACAGACACAACAACAATCCATATCAATCATTAGTATTAGGAGATTTTGCAGGTGAGGGGGATTTAATCCATCTAATCACAGAAGAGGAAGGAGAAACAGGCAACCAAGCCGACTCCTATCCAGATGAAATCCCTATTTTATCCGTACGAAATACTGTTCTTTTTCCCGGTGTAGTCATCCCTATCACGGTAGGAAGACAGCGAAGCATCAAATTGGTTAAAAAGGCACAAAAAGGTGACAAACTGATTGGGGTCTGTGCACAGGTAAACCCTAATAATGACGAACCTAGCTGGGATGATATTTACCATGTAGGCACTATTGCCAAAATAATAAAAATGATTGTATTGCCAGATGGAAATACTACCATCATTATCCAAGGCAAAAAGCGATTTAAAATTGCGGAAACATTAACTGAGGATCCGTACTTTACAGCAAAAGTTGAATATTTGGAGGAAAATTTCCCCAAAAACAGTAAGCGAATCCAAGCCCTGGAAGAATCCATCAAGGAAGCGGCTGCCAAAATCCTTCATTTGAACCCGGAAATCCCAAGAGAAGCTCAGGTGGCATTGGACAATATTGACAATACCGCTTTTCTTACCCATTTCCTATCTTCCAACATCAATGCGCCCGTAGAAGCTAAACAACGCCTATTGGAAATCAATGATGGATTGGAGAGAGCTACTTTGCTATTGGAGCTAATGATGAAGGACATTCAAATGCTCGAACTAAAAAGTGAAATTCACCGCAAGGTACACACCGATATTGATCAGCAACAGCGAGATTACTTCCTACGTCAACAAATGAAGGTTCTTCAAACCGAGCTTGGTGAGGAAGGACCGGAAAAGGAAGTGGAAGAATTACGTGCAAAGGCAGCCAAGAAAAATTGGCCAAAAGCTGTGGCTGAACACTTTGAAAAAGAACTGAATAAAATCCTTCGAATCAATCCCTCAGCTGCAGAATATCCCATCGCCTTAAATTATGCTGAGACCATGGTAGAGTTACCTTGGAATGAGTTTACAGTAGATAATTTCGATTTAAAAAATGCCAAGGCTATCCTCGACAAAGATCATTCTGGCTTGGAAAAGGTAAAAGAACGCATCATCGAATATTTGGCTGTTTTGAAGTTGAAAAACGACTTAAAAGGCCCTATTTTATGTTTGTATGGCCCTCCAGGAGTAGGAAAAACCTCCTTAGGTAAATCTATTGCAGCAGCATTGGGCAGGAAGTATATCCGCATGTCCTTAGGAGGAGTACACGACGAGGCAGAAATCCGTGGGCATCGAAAAACATACGTAGGTGCCATGCCTGGAAAAATCATCCAGAACATGAAAAAGGTGAAATCGTCCAATCCAGTATACGTGTTGGATGAGATAGATAAGTTAAAATCTGACTTCAGAGGAGATCCTTCCTCCGCATTTTTGGAGGTATTGGACCCAGAGCAAAACAGCACCTTTGTAGATAATTACTTGGAAGTGGAATATGATTTATCCAAGGTTTTATTCATTGCTACTGCCAACTCTTTGGATACCATCCAACCTGCTTTGCGTGACCGTATGGAAATTATCGAGGTTACAGGGTATACCATGGAGGAAAAAGTTGAAATTGCTAAAAACCATTTAATACCAAAGCAACGCAAAGAGCATGGATTGAAGGGACGAGATATTACCTTTGATAAGGGAGCGATTGTTAAAGTCATTGAAGATTATACCAGAGAATCAGGGGTCAGAAGCTTGGAAAGAGCCATCGGAAAAATCATCCGAAATGTTGCTAAATCCATAGCTATGGAGGAAGAATACAACAAAAAAATCACCCCTGCAACGGTCAGAAAAGTATTGGGAGGAGAGATTTTTGACAAGGAATCTTATCAGGACAACTCTGTGGCCGGTGTGGTAACCGGTTTGGCTTGGACCTCTTTTGGAGGTGAGATTCTTTTCATCGAAACATCTTTAAGCAAAGGAAAAGGTAAGCTCACACTCTCTGGACAATTGGGAGATGTCATGAAAGAATCAGCTATGACAGCACTTTCCTATTTGAAATCGAAGGCTGATAAACTTGGCATAGACTATCGAACATTTGATCATTACGATCTTCATATCCACGTACCTGCTGGAGCTGTGCCCAAAGATGGGCCGTCAGCCGGTATTACTATGCTGACAGCTATGGCTTCTATTTTCACTCAACGCAAAGTGAAAGCAAAAATAGCCATGACAGGAGAAATTACGTTAAGAGGTAGAGTAATGCCTGTTGGAGGAATTAAAGAAAAAATTCTAGCCGCTCGCAGAGCAGGAATTAAAGAGATCATTCTATGCAGTAAAAATGCACGGGATATTGAAGAAATAGATGAGGAATACTTGAAAGGTATACAGTTCCATTTTGTTGATAAAGTAGAGGAAGTATTGGACATTGCTTTGTTGAAAACGAAAGTTGAAGATCCTATGAAATTCAGCTTCCCAATAGAGCACTTAAAAACTGAGGGCTAA